From one Vannielia litorea genomic stretch:
- a CDS encoding AraC family transcriptional regulator, whose product MEMPMIDRALIAELRDHADRENTGRELAATPVEGLSVMRRRVATPVEPVVYEPVLCLVMEGVKEVWHGDRPLRFAAGQSSVISFHLPTQARILEAPYTSLGLRIDPPLLHEIAAEIDGADEGAVGPVISTGEADEAVLGAMSRLFRLKNTPAAIPQLAPLIKRELHYWLLNSCHGPALRELARPASHAARIARATAEIRRTYDAQLRVPELARGAGMSETTFHAQFKALTGTTPLQFQKKMRLMEARRLIEAGGQGVSQAAFAVGYESPTQFSREFSRMFGCAPSRLKPEAASA is encoded by the coding sequence ATGGAGATGCCGATGATCGACCGTGCGCTGATTGCCGAACTGCGTGACCATGCCGACCGCGAGAACACAGGCCGGGAACTGGCCGCCACCCCGGTGGAAGGCCTGAGCGTGATGCGCCGACGGGTGGCCACCCCAGTGGAGCCGGTAGTGTACGAGCCGGTGCTCTGCCTCGTGATGGAGGGGGTGAAGGAGGTCTGGCATGGCGATCGGCCACTGCGGTTTGCCGCCGGGCAAAGCTCTGTCATCAGCTTTCACCTGCCCACGCAGGCGCGGATTCTGGAAGCGCCCTACACCTCTCTGGGCCTGCGGATCGATCCGCCGCTGCTGCACGAGATCGCCGCAGAGATCGACGGGGCGGACGAGGGCGCTGTGGGGCCCGTGATCAGCACCGGCGAGGCGGATGAGGCGGTGCTCGGCGCGATGTCCCGGCTTTTCCGGCTGAAAAACACGCCGGCCGCCATTCCGCAGCTCGCTCCGCTGATCAAGCGGGAGCTGCATTACTGGTTGCTGAACTCCTGCCACGGCCCGGCGCTGCGTGAGCTGGCCCGGCCTGCCTCTCATGCTGCCCGCATCGCCCGCGCCACGGCGGAGATCCGGCGCACCTATGATGCCCAGCTCAGGGTGCCCGAGCTGGCACGGGGCGCAGGCATGTCGGAGACCACTTTCCATGCGCAGTTCAAGGCGCTGACCGGCACCACCCCGCTGCAATTTCAGAAAAAGATGCGCCTGATGGAGGCGCGGCGGCTGATCGAGGCCGGGGGGCAGGGTGTGAGCCAGGCTGCCTTTGCGGTGGGCTACGAGAGCCCCACCCAGTTCAGCCGCGAGTTCAGCCGGATGTTCGGCTGCGCGCCGAGCCGGCTCAAGCCCGAGGCGGCAAGCGCCTGA